Proteins encoded by one window of Methanobacterium sp. CWC-01:
- a CDS encoding heparan-alpha-glucosaminide N-acetyltransferase has translation MKLKTRKMEYGKVKVYPVQLEERFWEIDALRGVAIVMMVTYHFLFDLYYFGIFPVHINTLLLWIFARSTAFLFLVVVGISLTLSYNRARLQRETLPADDNQLMFWKYLKRGLKIFTLGLLITLVTWFFIPDNFIMFGVLHFIGLAIILEYPFLDRKYFNLVLAAIFMALGIYLGQFVFSESWLLWLGLKPAVFHSVDYFPLLPWLGVVSLGLFVGNTFYQDYQRQFRMPVIHDHNLIKLASFLGRHSLLIYVIHQPILIIILYLTGALQVNYIL, from the coding sequence ATGAAACTAAAAACCAGGAAAATGGAATATGGAAAAGTGAAGGTGTATCCCGTGCAATTAGAAGAGCGATTTTGGGAGATAGATGCCCTGCGTGGTGTGGCCATTGTTATGATGGTAACTTACCATTTCCTTTTTGATCTTTACTACTTCGGCATCTTCCCAGTCCACATAAACACCCTCCTGTTATGGATTTTTGCCCGTAGTACGGCGTTCCTATTTTTAGTTGTGGTTGGGATATCACTGACCCTGAGTTACAATCGAGCCAGGCTACAAAGAGAAACCCTGCCAGCGGATGACAATCAACTCATGTTCTGGAAATACTTGAAAAGAGGTCTTAAAATTTTCACACTGGGACTCCTAATCACTCTGGTGACCTGGTTTTTCATTCCCGACAACTTCATCATGTTTGGGGTTCTACACTTCATAGGGCTGGCTATAATCCTGGAATATCCCTTTTTAGATAGAAAATATTTTAACCTGGTTCTGGCCGCCATTTTCATGGCACTTGGTATTTATTTGGGACAGTTTGTCTTCAGTGAATCCTGGCTTCTGTGGTTAGGTCTTAAACCAGCGGTTTTTCATAGCGTTGACTATTTTCCTCTACTCCCCTGGTTAGGGGTGGTTTCGTTGGGCCTGTTTGTGGGCAACACTTTCTACCAGGATTATCAGAGACAGTTTAGGATGCCAGTTATCCATGATCATAACTTGATTAAATTAGCATCGTTCCTGGGCCGGCATTCTCTCCTTATATATGTGATACACCAGCCGATCCTCATTATAATCTTATATTTAACAGGTGCACTGCAGGTGAATTATATTTTGTAG
- the ala gene encoding alanine dehydrogenase — MPDTILLKQNEIKGLTDMKKVLDSVENAFAAYAKRQVQMPAKKYLFFPEGDLRIMPCYVRGQEEAAVKCVNVHPQNPIKHELPTVMAIIELVDPETGFPLAVMDGTWVTDMRTGASAGVATKYLARRDSDTLGIIGAGRQACTQLMAMNEVMKIEKAKVYCRTCSTRSNFAKNATETYGFEVEAVDSPQKAVQDVDVIVTTTPSRKPLIKADWISPGTHINAMGADAPSKQELETSLLQESKIIIDSWEQAKHSGEINVPVSQGVLKRKDIHAKLGEIIIGKKVGRERDEITIFDSTGLAVQDAVTAWQIYRTALEKGVGTKFNFQG, encoded by the coding sequence ATGCCTGACACCATTCTCCTGAAGCAAAACGAAATCAAAGGCTTAACGGACATGAAAAAAGTTTTAGATAGTGTTGAAAACGCATTTGCTGCCTATGCTAAACGACAAGTCCAGATGCCAGCCAAAAAATATCTATTCTTCCCGGAGGGGGATCTAAGAATCATGCCCTGCTACGTGAGGGGCCAGGAAGAGGCTGCAGTGAAATGTGTAAATGTCCACCCCCAAAACCCAATCAAACATGAACTGCCCACGGTGATGGCCATCATCGAACTGGTTGATCCAGAAACGGGTTTTCCACTGGCGGTCATGGACGGAACATGGGTCACGGATATGCGCACTGGTGCCTCAGCCGGAGTGGCCACCAAATATCTGGCTCGTCGGGATTCAGACACTCTGGGAATAATTGGAGCAGGTAGACAGGCCTGTACCCAGCTAATGGCCATGAATGAGGTCATGAAGATAGAGAAAGCCAAAGTGTACTGTCGGACCTGCAGCACCCGGAGTAACTTCGCCAAAAATGCCACCGAAACCTACGGGTTTGAAGTGGAAGCGGTGGATTCGCCACAAAAGGCGGTTCAAGATGTAGATGTGATTGTAACCACCACTCCGTCCCGAAAACCCCTCATCAAAGCCGATTGGATCAGTCCCGGGACCCATATCAACGCCATGGGGGCAGATGCACCCAGCAAACAGGAATTAGAGACCAGTCTGTTGCAAGAATCCAAGATCATAATAGATTCCTGGGAACAGGCTAAGCACAGTGGAGAAATTAACGTGCCCGTCTCGCAGGGTGTTTTAAAACGAAAAGATATACACGCGAAACTGGGAGAAATTATCATCGGCAAAAAGGTTGGTCGAGAAAGGGATGAAATCACCATATTTGATTCTACTGGACTGGCAGTACAGGATGCAGTTACCGCCTGGCAAATAT